The following are from one region of the Corynebacterium hindlerae genome:
- a CDS encoding ABC transporter ATP-binding protein: MTTIIETRNLTKKYGSTSVVDKLNLAVSEGSVHGLLGPNGSGKSTTMKMMLGLLKPTDGEIYMLGRPMNRETRSQVLAHVGSLIEQPSAYLHLTGAENLGIAARLLRAEPANVQRAIHLVRLEKHMDKLVKDYSLGMKQRLGIALALLRDPKILILDEPTNGLDPAGIEEIRELIVSLAREEGRTVLVSSHLLSEIEKMATELSIIHQGQLLFQGTQRELFETKLPDVFVETPSPARAADALRALDPATVSGGLLLGNLSEQDVSEMCVRLVEQGIPITQVVRQHRSLEEVFIGLTGRGGLQ, encoded by the coding sequence ATGACCACAATCATTGAGACAAGAAATCTCACCAAGAAGTATGGTTCGACTAGTGTCGTCGACAAGCTAAATTTGGCAGTATCCGAAGGCAGCGTTCATGGCTTGTTGGGGCCAAATGGATCTGGCAAATCCACCACCATGAAAATGATGCTCGGGCTGCTCAAGCCGACCGATGGCGAAATTTACATGCTGGGGCGGCCAATGAACCGCGAGACTCGTAGCCAAGTGCTAGCGCATGTTGGTTCTCTAATCGAGCAACCGTCGGCATATTTGCATCTCACCGGTGCCGAAAACTTAGGGATCGCAGCACGACTGCTGCGCGCTGAGCCGGCAAATGTGCAGCGTGCGATCCACCTTGTGCGCTTGGAAAAACACATGGACAAGCTGGTCAAAGACTACTCGCTAGGCATGAAGCAGCGACTCGGTATCGCGTTGGCGTTGCTCCGCGACCCTAAGATTCTCATCTTGGATGAGCCAACGAATGGTCTAGATCCAGCGGGCATCGAGGAAATCCGAGAGCTCATCGTCAGCCTTGCTCGCGAGGAAGGCCGCACGGTACTGGTGTCGAGTCATCTACTCTCCGAGATCGAAAAGATGGCGACAGAATTAAGCATCATCCACCAAGGTCAGCTCCTATTCCAAGGGACGCAGCGGGAGCTATTCGAAACCAAGCTGCCAGATGTCTTTGTGGAGACCCCTTCTCCAGCACGGGCAGCTGATGCGTTGCGGGCTCTAGACCCCGCAACAGTTTCGGGAGGGCTGCTGCTCGGAAACCTGAGTGAGCAGGACGTTTCGGAAATGTGCGTGCGTCTCGTTGAGCAAGGAATTCCGATCACTCAGGTAGTCCGACAGCATCGTAGCTTGGAAGAAGTCTTCATCGGGCTCACTGGTCGAGGAGGCTTGCAATGA
- a CDS encoding ABC-2 family transporter permease, with amino-acid sequence MGLFGIGLTVGIVLFTSMGLFKTGKIDSFVVNPDEQWATYLIGYLLVLSLLAPIQLALLASRAVDPEHLAGGWRLNAVAGTWPGMLLRRKFVIFLFILVLLRVVELGVILGAPFTLGAPGPSAEVWGVWVGTAAGALGTSAAMLAIFMWIAARFESQLVVLGVGVLGGLLGIWGMLSPKWLSMINPFGYFAVITPYTFTDAGVIPVQQAWVPWGLFVVIAAASFVFLTHRLNSREY; translated from the coding sequence GTGGGGCTTTTTGGAATCGGGTTGACGGTGGGCATTGTGTTGTTCACCAGCATGGGGCTTTTTAAAACAGGGAAAATCGATTCTTTTGTCGTGAACCCAGATGAACAATGGGCGACGTACTTGATCGGCTATTTGTTGGTGCTGTCGTTGCTTGCTCCTATTCAACTCGCGCTGCTTGCTAGCCGTGCTGTAGATCCCGAGCACTTGGCCGGCGGTTGGCGTCTCAATGCCGTTGCAGGTACCTGGCCCGGCATGTTGCTCCGTCGAAAGTTTGTGATCTTCTTGTTCATTTTGGTCTTACTGCGCGTCGTGGAATTGGGCGTGATTTTGGGTGCGCCATTCACATTGGGGGCTCCCGGTCCTTCAGCTGAAGTTTGGGGAGTTTGGGTAGGTACCGCGGCTGGCGCCTTGGGCACAAGTGCAGCGATGTTGGCAATTTTCATGTGGATTGCTGCCCGATTCGAATCCCAATTGGTAGTGCTTGGTGTGGGCGTTCTCGGTGGGCTGTTAGGTATCTGGGGAATGCTCTCACCGAAGTGGTTAAGCATGATCAATCCGTTTGGCTATTTCGCAGTGATAACCCCGTACACCTTCACGGACGCTGGTGTCATCCCAGTTCAACAAGCATGGGTTCCATGGGGATTATTCGTGGTGATTGCTGCGGCCAGTTTTGTCTTTTTGACCCATCGACTTAATTCAAGGGAGTACTAA
- a CDS encoding ABC transporter permease yields MLLRNELLKFRRSHIWTVLVLIPFISVSYGAGNYSANKEMLTAGWSSYLSQVVLFYGLFFMTIGIAILGSAAWRLEHRGFNWNQLMTMPRGVGGTIAAKIGALVVLVSLMQLMLLLFGIIAGMVLRVPGSLPWENIAGIVLAILPGAAVASWQSFFSMIIRNFAAPVAIALGGTILTYGVVSAGFEKLMWVLPSALITNTISLGSTAVSTAGDLNLSTLIALVASSVVLTVLGWGLSVMWLQRVDIRS; encoded by the coding sequence ATGCTGCTTCGAAATGAACTCCTTAAGTTCCGACGATCCCACATTTGGACGGTTTTAGTACTCATCCCGTTCATTTCAGTCAGTTATGGAGCTGGAAACTACTCGGCAAATAAGGAAATGCTCACTGCGGGCTGGTCTAGCTATCTTTCTCAGGTCGTGCTGTTTTATGGATTGTTTTTCATGACTATCGGTATCGCGATCCTTGGTTCTGCTGCGTGGCGTCTCGAACACCGCGGATTCAACTGGAATCAGTTGATGACAATGCCACGGGGAGTTGGGGGAACAATCGCCGCAAAGATCGGCGCTTTGGTGGTGTTGGTTTCGCTCATGCAACTCATGCTCCTGCTATTTGGCATCATTGCCGGCATGGTACTTCGCGTACCTGGGTCTTTGCCATGGGAAAATATTGCGGGAATCGTATTGGCGATACTACCGGGAGCGGCAGTGGCATCCTGGCAATCTTTCTTCTCGATGATTATCCGCAATTTCGCGGCACCAGTTGCCATAGCACTAGGCGGCACAATCCTTACTTATGGAGTAGTGAGCGCCGGCTTTGAAAAGCTCATGTGGGTCCTTCCGTCTGCACTCATAACCAATACGATTTCTCTTGGCAGCACTGCAGTGTCTACGGCGGGAGATCTAAACCTTTCTACTTTGATTGCACTCGTGGCCTCGTCAGTGGTTCTTACTGTCTTGGGTTGGGGGCTGTCGGTGATGTGGTTGCAGAGGGTTGATATTCGGTCGTAG
- a CDS encoding DNA-directed RNA polymerase subunit beta', which produces MLDVNFFDELRIGLATADDIRRWSKGEVKKPETINYRTLKPEKDGLFCERIFGPTRDWECQCGKYKRVRYKGIICERCGVEVTKSKVRRERMGHIELAAPVTHIWYFKGVPSRLGYLLDLAPKDLERIIYFAANIITSVDEEARHNDLTTLEAEMLLEKKDVEADMESEIADRAQKLEEDLAELEAAGAKADARKKVQSAAEKEMQHIRERAEREIDRLEEIWQTFVKLAPKQMIIDETIYTELVDRYEDYFTGGMGAEAIQELIRGFDLDAEAEELREIINNGKGQKKMRALKRLKVVAAFQRSGNDPAGMVLDCIPVIPPELRPMVQLDGGRFATSDLNDLYRRVINRNNRLKRMIDLGAPEIIVNNEKRMLQESVDALFDNGRRGRPVTGPGNRPLKSLSDLLKGKQGRFRQNLLGKRVDYSGRSVIIVGPQLRLHECGLPKLMALELFKPFVMKRLVENDYAQNIKSAKRMVERQRPEVWDVLEEAISEHPVMLNRAPTLHRLGIQAFEPVLVEGKAIQLHPLACEAFNADFDGDQMAVHLPLSAEAQAEARVLMLASNNILSPASGKPLAMPRLDMVTGLYFLTLAKGKDEFGGQGAYEPATAEGIAQGVYSSMAEAIMAYDRGVLGLQAPIKVRISHLRPPADIEVEQFPDGWNKGDTWMADTTLGRIMFNELLPWNYPYLEGVMVRKGGGSDKIMLGDVITDLSARYPMITVAQTMDKMKDAGFYWATRSGVTITMSDVLVLPNKDEMLDRYEAEARTIETKFQFGKLTSRERYDRLVELWKDATDEVGKAVEDLYPDDNPIPMIVKSGAAGNMRQIWTLAGMKGMVVNSKGDYITRPIKTSFREGLTVLEYFNNSHGSRKGLADTALRTADSGYLTRRLVDVAQDVIVREEDCGTRQGVRVPVAEKSGDKYVRHSLVETSVSGRVLAADAVDKDGNVVLAAGTDLGELQIDALVDAGVEIVKVRSVLTCQTPTGVCAKCYGKSMASGHQVDIGEAVGIVAAQSIGEPGTQLTMRTFHQGGVGGDITGGLPRVQELFEARVPKNRAPIASAAGVVHLEDEGNFYTLTIEPEDGSDNVVYEKLSKRQGLAMVKVPMESNPDAMIERTLREGDRVEVGDRLLRGPADPHDVLEVLGRRGVEQHLIDEVQAVYRAQGVAIHDKHIEIIIRQMLRRGTVIESGSTEFLPGTLVDLSEAKRANAQAIADGGQPAELRSEIMGITKASLATESWLSAASFQETTRVLTDAAINKRSDKLIGLKENVIIGKLIPAGTGIARYRNISVKPTEAARNAAYSIPTYGDSIYGDDGYGEFTGASVPLDETF; this is translated from the coding sequence GTGCTCGACGTCAACTTCTTCGACGAGCTCCGCATTGGTCTCGCCACCGCCGACGACATCCGTCGTTGGTCTAAGGGCGAGGTCAAGAAGCCTGAGACCATTAACTACCGTACTTTGAAGCCTGAGAAGGACGGCCTGTTCTGCGAGCGCATTTTCGGTCCAACTCGCGACTGGGAATGCCAGTGTGGTAAGTACAAGCGCGTCCGTTACAAGGGCATCATCTGTGAACGCTGTGGCGTTGAGGTGACCAAGTCCAAGGTGCGCCGTGAGCGCATGGGCCACATCGAGCTCGCCGCTCCAGTAACCCACATCTGGTACTTCAAGGGGGTGCCATCACGCCTCGGCTACCTGCTGGACCTGGCTCCAAAGGACCTGGAGCGCATCATTTACTTCGCGGCCAACATCATCACCTCCGTTGATGAAGAGGCTCGCCACAACGACCTGACCACTCTGGAAGCAGAAATGCTGCTGGAGAAGAAGGATGTTGAGGCCGACATGGAGTCTGAGATCGCGGATCGTGCTCAGAAGCTGGAAGAGGACCTCGCTGAGCTCGAGGCCGCCGGCGCTAAGGCTGACGCCCGCAAGAAGGTCCAGTCCGCTGCAGAAAAGGAAATGCAGCACATCCGTGAGCGCGCTGAGCGTGAGATCGACCGCCTGGAAGAGATTTGGCAGACCTTTGTCAAGCTCGCTCCAAAGCAGATGATCATCGACGAGACCATCTACACCGAGCTGGTTGACCGCTACGAGGATTACTTCACCGGCGGCATGGGCGCCGAAGCTATTCAGGAGCTCATCCGTGGCTTCGACCTCGACGCCGAGGCTGAAGAACTCCGCGAGATCATCAACAACGGCAAGGGTCAGAAGAAGATGCGTGCCCTCAAGCGCCTGAAGGTTGTTGCAGCCTTCCAGCGCTCCGGCAACGACCCAGCTGGCATGGTCCTGGACTGCATTCCAGTGATCCCACCAGAGCTGCGCCCAATGGTTCAGCTCGACGGTGGTCGCTTCGCAACCTCCGACCTCAACGACCTCTACCGCCGTGTGATCAACCGCAACAACCGCCTCAAGCGCATGATCGATTTGGGCGCACCAGAGATCATCGTGAACAACGAAAAGCGTATGCTGCAGGAATCTGTGGACGCGCTCTTCGACAACGGTCGTCGCGGCCGCCCAGTGACCGGCCCGGGCAACCGCCCACTGAAGTCCCTGTCTGATCTGCTTAAGGGCAAGCAGGGTCGCTTCCGTCAGAACCTCCTTGGTAAGCGCGTGGACTACTCTGGTCGTTCCGTTATTATCGTTGGTCCGCAGCTGCGCCTGCACGAATGTGGTCTGCCGAAGCTGATGGCTCTTGAGCTGTTCAAGCCATTCGTCATGAAGCGACTGGTGGAAAACGACTACGCACAGAACATCAAGTCCGCAAAGCGCATGGTGGAACGCCAGCGTCCAGAGGTGTGGGACGTCCTCGAAGAGGCCATTTCCGAGCACCCAGTGATGCTGAACCGTGCACCTACGCTGCACCGCCTCGGTATCCAGGCCTTCGAGCCAGTGCTCGTCGAGGGTAAGGCAATTCAGCTGCACCCACTGGCCTGTGAAGCATTCAACGCTGACTTCGACGGTGACCAGATGGCAGTCCACCTGCCACTGTCCGCTGAAGCTCAGGCAGAGGCCCGCGTGCTGATGCTCGCTTCCAACAACATCCTGTCGCCAGCATCCGGTAAGCCTCTGGCTATGCCACGTCTGGACATGGTCACCGGTCTGTACTTCCTGACCCTGGCCAAGGGCAAGGATGAGTTCGGCGGCCAGGGTGCTTACGAGCCAGCAACCGCTGAGGGCATTGCTCAGGGCGTGTACTCCTCCATGGCGGAAGCCATCATGGCCTACGACCGTGGCGTGCTCGGCCTGCAGGCACCGATCAAGGTACGCATCTCTCACCTGCGTCCACCAGCAGACATTGAAGTTGAGCAGTTCCCAGACGGCTGGAACAAGGGTGACACCTGGATGGCAGACACCACTCTGGGGCGCATCATGTTCAACGAGCTGCTGCCATGGAACTACCCATACCTTGAGGGCGTCATGGTCCGTAAGGGTGGCGGCTCCGACAAGATCATGCTCGGCGACGTCATCACCGACCTGTCCGCGCGCTACCCAATGATCACCGTCGCGCAGACCATGGACAAGATGAAGGATGCCGGTTTCTACTGGGCAACCCGTTCCGGCGTGACCATCACCATGTCTGACGTGCTTGTGCTTCCGAACAAGGACGAAATGCTCGACCGTTACGAGGCCGAGGCCCGTACCATCGAGACCAAGTTCCAGTTCGGTAAGCTCACCTCCCGCGAGCGTTACGACCGCCTGGTCGAGCTGTGGAAGGACGCCACCGACGAGGTTGGTAAGGCCGTTGAGGACCTGTACCCAGATGACAACCCGATCCCAATGATCGTGAAGTCTGGTGCAGCAGGTAACATGCGTCAGATCTGGACCCTGGCCGGCATGAAGGGCATGGTTGTGAACTCGAAGGGTGACTACATCACCCGACCAATTAAGACCTCATTCCGTGAAGGCCTGACGGTTCTCGAGTACTTCAACAACTCCCACGGTTCCCGTAAGGGCCTGGCCGATACCGCACTGCGTACCGCAGACTCCGGTTACCTCACCCGTCGTCTGGTTGACGTTGCTCAGGACGTCATCGTCCGCGAAGAGGACTGTGGTACCCGCCAGGGCGTCCGCGTCCCAGTGGCGGAGAAGTCCGGCGATAAGTACGTCCGCCACTCCCTGGTTGAGACCTCTGTCTCTGGCCGAGTATTGGCAGCAGACGCCGTCGATAAGGACGGCAACGTCGTCCTGGCCGCCGGCACCGACCTCGGCGAGCTGCAGATCGACGCACTTGTCGACGCCGGAGTTGAGATCGTAAAGGTCCGTTCGGTCCTGACCTGCCAGACCCCAACCGGCGTGTGCGCGAAGTGCTACGGCAAGTCCATGGCATCCGGCCACCAGGTCGACATCGGCGAGGCCGTCGGTATCGTCGCAGCACAGTCCATTGGTGAGCCTGGTACCCAGCTGACAATGCGTACGTTCCACCAGGGTGGTGTCGGTGGTGACATTACCGGTGGTCTGCCACGTGTCCAGGAGCTTTTCGAGGCCCGCGTTCCAAAGAACCGCGCCCCAATCGCCTCCGCCGCTGGCGTTGTCCACCTCGAGGACGAAGGCAACTTCTACACGCTGACCATCGAGCCAGAAGACGGCTCCGACAACGTGGTTTACGAGAAGCTGTCCAAGCGCCAAGGCCTGGCAATGGTGAAGGTTCCAATGGAATCTAACCCAGACGCCATGATCGAGCGCACGCTGCGCGAAGGCGACCGCGTTGAGGTGGGCGACCGCCTGCTGCGTGGCCCAGCTGACCCGCACGACGTGCTCGAGGTGCTTGGTCGCCGTGGTGTGGAACAGCACCTGATTGATGAAGTGCAGGCCGTGTACCGCGCCCAGGGTGTGGCTATCCACGACAAGCACATCGAAATCATTATTCGCCAGATGCTGCGTCGCGGTACCGTCATCGAATCCGGTTCCACCGAATTCCTGCCCGGCACCCTGGTTGATCTGTCCGAAGCAAAGCGTGCTAACGCCCAGGCTATCGCCGACGGCGGCCAGCCAGCCGAGCTCCGCTCCGAGATCATGGGTATCACCAAGGCCTCTCTGGCTACCGAATCCTGGCTCTCCGCGGCCTCCTTCCAGGAGACCACCCGCGTGCTTACCGACGCCGCCATCAACAAGCGCTCGGATAAGCTGATCGGCCTCAAGGAGAACGTGATCATCGGTAAGCTGATCCCAGCTGGTACCGGTATCGCCCGCTACCGCAACATCTCGGTCAAGCCAACCGAAGCAGCACGCAACGCCGCCTACTCGATCCCAACCTACGGTGATTCGATCTACGGCGACGACGGCTACGGTGAGTTCACCGGCGCCTCCGTGCCACTCGACGAGACCTTCTAA